The sequence ACGCTCCGACCACCCGTGACCCTGACACTGGCCACGCCTGACGTGTTCGCAGGTTCACGGACGTTCGGTAGACCCAGGGCGTCCAGAGCCGACCCGATGTGGGAAAGGATCTCGTGGTCGCTGTTCGAGATTCTCAACACCCCACCGGAGTACGAACCTTCAGCGTCGAAAACGCCGGCCAGAAATCCTCGTTGCCACTCATCGGTTGGCCGCTCCGGCCATGTGATGGCTCGGCAAATCGTCGTGTAGTCAGATCGTTTTGACGTGACTAGCGCGTCCATCGGACGCCGTGCCGCCGTACCCACCGCATACGGGCGGAGGAATGTAGAAACCCCTTCTTGTTCGAGGTACTGCCGGCTCCGAAGGAGGGCTTCGCCATCGGCGAGTGCCAGGCGGAAGTGCGTGACCCGATACGGTTTGCCCGATTCCTTCCGCACGTAGGTCTTGTCAAGGAGCATGCCGTCACCGCGGACCATTCCAGCGAGATAGCCTCGCCGGTAGACGGAGCCACCTCGAGGGCGTGCATAGTTCACCGCCGCCATGCCGAGACCGAACCCCATCAGCGAATTGCCCGTCGTCAGGTAGGCCCGCTGACCCTGGCTACGAGGGAGCGGCGCGACATGCTTCCACCCTCGCGCCGTCAGGAAGCGATGATCCCCGCTGGCAACGATCTCGGTTCCATCGCGAAGGGTAGTCCGGTACGCACGTTTGCGCGTTCGCCAAGCCGCGAGCACCGTCGTCTCGACATACCTGCGGTACGTGCCATCCGGCCGGGTGCCGACCACCCGGTCCCCGACGTCGATGTCCCTGATCGGCTTCTGCCGCCCATCCGCCATCAGGACCAGGGTGTCCGGGCTCAGGCAGTACACACACTGGTGGAGGCAGCCGCGGGTCGGGTTGATCGTCCACTCGAACGGCATCGATGAGTTCTTCGGTACCCGGTTGAGGGCGCTCTTGCACAGCACCTCGTGGAAAGTGACGCCGTCGAACTCCGGTGTGCGCACTGTCCGCACCAAGCCCTTCAGCGGCACCAGGGCTGGGCCCTCCGTCAGCTTCTGCGCATCCCATCGCATCCACTCATTCGAACATATATTCGAATGAGTGTCGAGGTAGCGACACGCCAATCGCCCGGAGGGGCGACCCTGATCAGGGCGAGGGGCGCTCGCCCAGCTGCGCGCCGCCGTCGGGAATCGCACGCTGTTCGCCAGCCCGGCCCTTCTCCAGCACCTGCCCGATCACACCCCGCGTGTGTGCCTCGCTCAGCCCGAGGTTCGTGCCGATGAACGCGGCCGCCTCCGCCTGCTGCTGAGCGAACTCCCCCGTGTGCATCCCCACCTTCACCGCAGCGGTCAGGTAGGCCTCCGCGCCTTCGGTCCCGAGCACGGCACCTGCCTGCTGTAGTGGCACACCCGCCTGCCCCTGGGGCACACGCATATCGCTGCGCAGACCGTCCGCACCGACGTCCCCTGCCCCGATCCAGTCCAGCGCGCGCAGCGCTGCCGGGATACCGGGTTCGGGGGTTCGGCTGGCAGCCAGGATCACCGCCATCGCCGCCCGCATCCCGCTGATCAGCGCCTGCTTGCTAGCCCCCTGGGTCGGGGCACTCAGCACGTCCGGCACGAACTTGGTCTTGCAGGTCTGACACTTCACCACTTCGCCCACCCGGTTCAGCGGGATGATCGGGATGAAGAACAGGCTGAAGAACCTCCGTCGGTGCGAATGCACATACTCCCGGTCATCCGCGCACTGCGGGCAGTAGAACACCCCAGTACCGATCTGACCGAAGGTGAGCACCACCAGGCCGAAGATGATCATGCAGTCTCCCAGGGTCGAACCGGGCCAGTCATTGCGCTCCGCATCTTACGGTGGCCGCGAGCCGCCCGGCCCCGATCCGCCGGGCTGTCGCCTCCGCGCGATCGATGGCGGCAGACCGGGCAACGCGTCAGTGCCGGCGGACAAGCACCACCGTGTCGGTCAGTTCGGCCTGTTCACCGTCCGGGCCAGTGGCTGCGCGGGTGCGCTCCTCGGCGAGCAGCACGGTGTAGTCCTGCTCGGCAAGCGCGAGTTCGGCCACCTCCTGTGCGGGACTGAGGAAGTGGTGGGTGCCGGGGTCGAGTCCCTTCGCCCACGGCGGCGGGGCAGCGTGGGCGACGATGAGCAGGTGCCCGCCGGTGGCCACTGCTCCGGCGGCGCGGCGGAGCACCTCGACGCGGGGGAAGTCCAGCGGGGACTGCATGAAGGAGGCGCTGACCAGGTCGTAGTGTCCGTCCGGGACCCAGGCAGCCAGGTCCGCCTGCAGCCACCGGACCAGGGCTGGGTCGAGGCCGCGCTCGGAAGCGGCCCGGGCCGCGCGCTGCAGGGCGGTGCCGGCGATGTCCACCCCGGTGGTCTGCCAGCCGCGCTCGGCCAACCAGATCGTGTCCGCCCCTTCGCCGCAGCCCAGGTCGAGGGCCCGACCGGGTGGGAGGTCGACGGCGACGGTGGCGAGCTGGGTGTTCACCCGACCGGACCAGACCGGCTCGGCACCGGCGTAGCGCTCCTCCCAGAACTCGGCCGGGTCCATGGCCATGTCGGCGTGCTGGTGGCTGTGCTGGTGGTCACCGTTGTACTGGTCACGGCTGTGATCGTCCTCATCGGTGTGGCTCACCGCTCCAGCGTCCTCACCGCGACCCGCAAACGCAAGCACCGGTGCCGATCGGTCATCGACGGGCCCCGGCTGACCGAAGCTGCCCGTCGATGAGGTCACAGTGGTAGCCAGATCGACGAGCAATTTCGGTGGGAGGATGCCGCCATGCCCACCACCTGGACCGATGTCGACCCGCTCGCCTACCTCGAGACTGTGCAGCCGGAGCGGCGCCGCCATGACGCCCGCGTCCTGCTGACGATGATGGAGCGAGTCACCGGTGCGGCGCCACGAATGTTCGGGCCGTCGATCGTCGGCTTCCGCGAGTATTCCTACACCTATGACAGTGGACACTCCGGGCATGCGCCGGCGGCCGGTTTTGCGCCGCGAAAGAGCGCCACCGTGGTCTACCTCCCCGATGGGCTCGCCGCTCACGAGGAGGATCTGGCAGCGCTCGGCCCGTACCGCGGCGGCGTCGGCTGCCTCTACCTGACCAACCTGGAGCGGGTGGACCTGACAGTGCTGGAACGGATCATCGCGCGCTCCTTCGCCACCGTGACCGCCGCGGGTTTCGGCCGCCGCGCTGCACAGAGCTGACCGGCCTCAGGGACGCGGCGGCTGGTGTCCGAACCGGGTAGGGCGCCAGGGTGAATGCCAGACCTGTGGATCGACGCGACGCTGCCCGAACCTGGCCGGCGGGACCTCCCGGGCCTCGATCACCGGCCGTTCTTCACCCGCGTCGACTATCCGTTGCAGCAGCCGTTCCTTGAGCTCACCGGCCAGCGCTCGATGGGAGGGCTGGTCGATCAGATTGTCCAGTTCGTAGGGGTCGTGGCGCAGGTCGTACAGCTCGGCCTCGACGTAACGGGGGCTCGAGGGGGACGACCACGGGTCGGCGTCCGGCGCTGTGACGTAGTACTTCCACCGCGAGGTGCGCAACGCCCGGCCGACTTCGGACTCGCTCACCTGGATCAGGACGTCCTTCGGCCGGTTCGCCCCGGTCCGCGCACCAGTACCCAGCAGCGGCAGCAGGGAGTGCCCCTGCATCTGCTCCGGTACCTCGAGACCTGCGGCCTCCAGCAGAGTGGGAGGCAGATCGATCGTGCTCACCGGGTGTTCGATCCGGCGGCCGCCGTCGAAGCCCGGACCGCGCAGTGCCAGCGGCACCCGCACGGAGCCGTCATGGCAGGAACGCTTGTACTCGCTGTTCCTGGTCTTGAAGTGGCAACCGTGGTCCGAGGTGTAGACGACGATGGTGTTCTCCAGGATGCCGATGCTCTCCAGGGCCTCGAGCAGCCTGCCGAACCCTTCGTCGACCCGGCGCACCTGGCCGTAGTAGCCGCCGATGTGGCGGTGCACGGTGGAGTCGGCGGCCTCGGCCAGCGTGGCCAGATCCGGTGGCAGCCAACGGCCCTGGTAGCGCTCCTCGTAGCCGACGGGTGCTGGGTAGGAGTCGGTCTCGTTCTGGTGGTGCGGCTCGATCAGGGAGCAGAACAAGTAGAACGGGCGGCGTGCGGCGGCAGGATCAGCGTCGCCGGCAGGATCAGCATGCCCGCCAGCAGGGTCAGCATGCCCACCAGCAGGGTCAGCATGCCCACCCGCGGGGTCAGCGTGGTCCGCGGCGAATCGGATCGCGGCATCGAACAGCGCATCGGACCGGTATCCGGGCAGCAGCACCGGCTCGTTGTCGTCGTCGAACATCACCACGCGGGTGGCGTCGGAGGTGAACTCCAAGATGTTCGCCCCCAGCCAGGATTGGTATCCGCCCCGCTGCTCCGCCGGCACGGGTTCGGTGTCGGCCAGGTGCCATTTGCCGATATACCCGGTGGCATAGCCTGCGTCGGCGAAGTGGTGCGCCAACGTCGGAGCGCTCTCGGGCAAGGGGATCCCGTTGCGGAAGCAGCCGGTAGTCGTCGGGTACTGACCGGTCTGCAGTGCCGCCCGGGCCGGAGCACACACGGGCTGGGGCGTGAATGCCTGTGTGGCGTGAGTCCCCGTGCGCGCGACGCGATCGAACGTGGGGGTGAGATCGAGCGGGTTGCCATGCACTCCGGTGGTGTCCCAGCGTTGCTGGTCGGTGAAGACCACGATGACGTTCGGCCGCTCGGCCACTGGCTCAGACATTCAACTCCTCTACTTGATCCCGCTCAACGTGATACCACGGACGAAGTATCGCTGGGTGAGCAGGAAGATCGCCGCTGTGGGCAGGAACAGCAGCACAG is a genomic window of Ruania zhangjianzhongii containing:
- a CDS encoding zinc-ribbon domain-containing protein, whose amino-acid sequence is MIIFGLVVLTFGQIGTGVFYCPQCADDREYVHSHRRRFFSLFFIPIIPLNRVGEVVKCQTCKTKFVPDVLSAPTQGASKQALISGMRAAMAVILAASRTPEPGIPAALRALDWIGAGDVGADGLRSDMRVPQGQAGVPLQQAGAVLGTEGAEAYLTAAVKVGMHTGEFAQQQAEAAAFIGTNLGLSEAHTRGVIGQVLEKGRAGEQRAIPDGGAQLGERPSP
- a CDS encoding class I SAM-dependent methyltransferase, whose product is MSHTDEDDHSRDQYNGDHQHSHQHADMAMDPAEFWEERYAGAEPVWSGRVNTQLATVAVDLPPGRALDLGCGEGADTIWLAERGWQTTGVDIAGTALQRAARAASERGLDPALVRWLQADLAAWVPDGHYDLVSASFMQSPLDFPRVEVLRRAAGAVATGGHLLIVAHAAPPPWAKGLDPGTHHFLSPAQEVAELALAEQDYTVLLAEERTRAATGPDGEQAELTDTVVLVRRH
- a CDS encoding DUF1801 domain-containing protein → MPTTWTDVDPLAYLETVQPERRRHDARVLLTMMERVTGAAPRMFGPSIVGFREYSYTYDSGHSGHAPAAGFAPRKSATVVYLPDGLAAHEEDLAALGPYRGGVGCLYLTNLERVDLTVLERIIARSFATVTAAGFGRRAAQS
- a CDS encoding sulfatase-like hydrolase/transferase is translated as MSEPVAERPNVIVVFTDQQRWDTTGVHGNPLDLTPTFDRVARTGTHATQAFTPQPVCAPARAALQTGQYPTTTGCFRNGIPLPESAPTLAHHFADAGYATGYIGKWHLADTEPVPAEQRGGYQSWLGANILEFTSDATRVVMFDDDNEPVLLPGYRSDALFDAAIRFAADHADPAGGHADPAGGHADPAGGHADPAGDADPAAARRPFYLFCSLIEPHHQNETDSYPAPVGYEERYQGRWLPPDLATLAEAADSTVHRHIGGYYGQVRRVDEGFGRLLEALESIGILENTIVVYTSDHGCHFKTRNSEYKRSCHDGSVRVPLALRGPGFDGGRRIEHPVSTIDLPPTLLEAAGLEVPEQMQGHSLLPLLGTGARTGANRPKDVLIQVSESEVGRALRTSRWKYYVTAPDADPWSSPSSPRYVEAELYDLRHDPYELDNLIDQPSHRALAGELKERLLQRIVDAGEERPVIEAREVPPARFGQRRVDPQVWHSPWRPTRFGHQPPRP